The Oryza brachyantha chloroplast, complete genome DNA window GAAGAGATAGATGTATCCCAACCTCTATTGCTCTCGCGTAAAGCCTTTTTTTTACGCGACAGGAAAAAGTGACTACGAATTCCCCTTTTTGTTTGCGAATCCCTGTTTGTATCCTTTGAGCGCACGCCCATAAGTAGCGATCAAGGAAATCGATCAAACGATCCCAATACCGTGAAAGAGAAACTTCCCAGATCCAGGGAAGCTTATCATAAAGGGCTTCGACAAGGGGTTTTATTCGTTCTTTGAGCAAAAAGATAAAGATCGGATAGATTCGAACCGCAATTGCAAAGGTAATCACTACTATGCCAGCCCAAATCATGATCTTCACCAACTTGGATTTGGTTCTCTCGCGAAAATCGCGAGTTGCAGAGATGAGAACCATGAAAAGCAAGATCCCGAATAAGAAAACAGAAACCGAGGAAACCACAAGAGTGAAGACTAGTAGAGTCTCGTCTTTTGTCATTCTTTGCTCCCTTTTCACTCAATGATTCATTCGAATTTCCCGACCAAAAATTCGATATGTCTATTCATAGGGCCTCGTTGCTAAGTGCTACAAGATCTAGTGCACTGGAACTCGTGGTTATGGACCCGAATCCTTTAGTATGGAACATTGTCTTTTCCAAGTAAAAACCCCCAGTATATGAAAGAATGAAAAGGTGCTTTCGTTCTTTTCTTGTGGAATAAGAAGCCCTCGTACCTTAATGAAAGGAAAATAGGAATTTTTCGTTAGGTATTTGACCAAATAGGATCGTCCAGTTCCTATAGAACCTATCACTAAAATACCCGATAGGGCTAAGCGGAACGAAAAGGATTTTCCCTGAGATGGTAAATGAAAACGATTAGCCCCATACGAGGTTTGGGAATAAGTGATGAGCAAGGAATATACGTCTTTCTGCTAAAGAGGATCTATTAAACTCATAATTCATTAGATCCTTCTTATCAATGTCAACTAGGTATCATAAGTAAATGGATCCCGGTTGTTCAATCCTTTGATAACCAAGGTCATTCTTTGCTAAAGAGAAATGATCACTATGAGTCAGACTCAATAGAATTGGATCCATTCCAAATAGCGAGAATTAGGATTCTTGATCCCTCTCAATCTCTCTTTCAATTCGAGGATCCAGAGAGGTGTTTTCATAGTCATCTCCGAATATTTTCGATTTCATTTTTCTATGATATGTCTTTCTATATGAAAATTGGTTATTTACGATGTACGATGATCCCTGTTAAGCATCCATGGCTGAATGGTTAAAGCGCCCAACTCATAATTGGTAAATTTGCGGGTTCAATTCCTGCTGGATGCACGCGAACCGGAACGTTCCATAAGTCTATTGGAACTGGCTCTCTATCCATGGAATCTCATCCATCATCCATACATAACGAATTGGTATGGTATATTCATACCATAACATAAGAACAATAAGAACTCGAATTCTTATCGATACTGGAACTCAGAGCATAGGAGGGAAAGTCGATTTATGGATGGAATCAAATACGCAGTATTTACAGAAAAAAGTCTTCGTTTATTGGGAAAGAATCAATATACTTTTAATGTCGAATCGGGATTCACTAAGACAGAAATAAAGCATTGGGTCGAACTCTTCTTTGGTGTTAAGGTAGTAGCTGTGAATAGCCATCGACTACCCGGAAAGGGTAGAAGAATGGGCCCTATTCTGGGACATACAATGCATTACAGACGTATGATCATTACCCTTCAACCGGGTTATTCTATTCCACTTCTAGATAGAGAAAAAAACTAAAGGAGAATACTTAATAATACGGCGAAACATTTATACAAAACACCTATCCCGAGCACACGCAAGGGAACCATAGATAGGCAAGTGAAATCCAATCCACGAAATAATTTGATCCATGGACGGCACCGTTGTGGTAAAGGTCGTAATTCCAGAGGAATCATTACCGCAAGGCATAGAGGGGG harbors:
- the rpl23 gene encoding ribosomal protein L23 — encoded protein: MDGIKYAVFTEKSLRLLGKNQYTFNVESGFTKTEIKHWVELFFGVKVVAVNSHRLPGKGRRMGPILGHTMHYRRMIITLQPGYSIPLLDREKN